Proteins co-encoded in one Salvia splendens isolate huo1 chromosome 4, SspV2, whole genome shotgun sequence genomic window:
- the LOC121799862 gene encoding probable trehalose-phosphate phosphatase F, translating into MDLKSTKGSPVLADRAPINKSRLGIHSSLLPCSQSGQSFSTAVPSIPRKKPGKLDDVCSNGWLDAMKSSSPPRKKVLKDFNFADLVPDDGETAYESWKIRYPSALNSFRTISTRARNRKIVVFLDYDGTLSPIVDDPDRAFISDDMRSAVRSVAEHFPTAIISGRSRDMVFRLVGLTELYYAGSHGMDIIFPGRDIVSRNNVNCVKSTDEEGKEINLFQPAREFLPMIDEVFAKLVETCKDIKGAKVENHKFCASVHYRNVDQENWHIIAQYVHDILKDYPRLRLTHGRKVLEIRPVINWDKGKAVEFLLESLGFSNCDDVLPIYIGDDRTDEDAFKVLKKRNCGYGILVSAVTKESNAFFSLKDTSEVQDFLESLVKMAQGDATKNGASRKSSEYDTKKN; encoded by the exons ATGGATTTGAAGTCGACAAAAGGTTCTCCGGTTCTTGCGGATCGTGCACCAATAAACAAGTCTCGACTGGGGATCCATTCTAGTCTCCTGCCTTGCTCACAATCTGGGCAGTCTTTCTCCACTGCTGTCCCATCAATTCCCAGAAAAAAGCCAGGAAAGCTCGATGATGTCTGTTCCAATGGCTGGCTTGATGCTATGAAATCATCTTCCCCTCCTCGCAAGAAGGTTCTCAAGGACTTCAACTTTGCTGATTTGGTTCCCGATGATGGAGAAACTGCGTACGAGTCCTGGAAG ATCAGGTACCCATCAGCACTCAACTCCTTCCGGACAATAAGTACTCGTGCAAGGAATAGGAAGATAGTCGTGTTTCTAGATTATGACGGGACACTTTCCCCCATTGTCGACGACCCTGATCGTGCTTTTATTTCTGATGAT ATGCGATCTGCAGTAAGGAGTGTAGCAGAGCATTTTCCAACAGCCATCATCAGCGGACGAAGCCGTGACATG GTCTTCAGACTGGTAGGACTAACCGAACTCTACTATGCTGGTAGTCATGGAATGGACATCATATTCCCGGGCAGGGACATTGTGTCGAGAAACAATGTAAATTGTGTTAAGTCAACTGACGAGGAG GGCAAGGAGATTAATCTATTCCAGCCTGCTAGGGAATTTTTACCTATGATTGATGAG GTTTTTGCAAAACTTGTTGAGACTTGTAAAGACATAAAAGGCGCAAAAGTGGAGAACCACAAATTTTGTGCCTCTGTACATTATCGCAATGTGGATCAGGAG AATTGGCATATAATTGCACAATATGTTCACGACATTCTAAAAGACTATCCGAGATTGCGACTAACTCATGGACGAAAG GTTTTAGAGATTCGTCCTGTCATTAACTGGGATAAGGGAAAGGCAGTTGAATTCCTTCTCGAATCTCTAG GGTTTAGCAACTGTGATGATGTGCTCCCCATTTACATCGGAGATGACAGAACTGATGAAGATGCATTCAAG GTTCTGAAGAAAAGGAATTGTGGCTACGGAATCCTTGTATCTGCTGTCACGAAAGAGAGCAATGCTTTCTTTTCTCTCAAGGACACTTCCGAG GTTCAAGATTTCCTCGAGTCCCTGGTGAAAATGGCACAAGGTGATGCAACGAAAAATGGAGCGAGCAGGAAATCATCTGAATACGATACGAAAAAAAACTAG